In one Culex quinquefasciatus strain JHB chromosome 2, VPISU_Cqui_1.0_pri_paternal, whole genome shotgun sequence genomic region, the following are encoded:
- the LOC6035660 gene encoding CD109 antigen: MSIAVKYAIFAVLVASAGFVESYYVALIPKTIREHSSSLVVIANLGFDHDEQFRISQNGKAKLVDVPVNVTMTVKPKLMNGRNAVQVVDTRSGVTTDLDVTMDRSSLSIYIQTDKPIYKPGDTIRFRVLVLDHELKPSAMLKSINVRLADSQENLIREWSFGELVQGVFQSELELANFVRLGTWTLTATVLNGKAKSKQITVDEYVLPKHEIRMSSSKIAVMTDETLTLVVDAVYTFGKPIRGDLTVIAEDSGQQVQNSINGRAIVNFDVASLVEGKHFGKMFYITFTATIEELGSDQSYKKSVHIPIYRDSYRITFRKSSENLTPGVYFRCWFTVTDPTGNPFQKPENLIVKATQGKTTITAKKPDQNGVVYLKFDDIEDYSQSLKLDVSYAGKTHFFSVEPLHEDDSFIQVSILTEDPEQGQPVKVLVTSSFDLVPFLYFVIARGEILTRARIHAKAGQKSTFSFPTTLGMVPSASVVVFAVHEGRLMQDVAHFRVTRLKNFVNVTLSEDETEPRRQLQIRVDSLPGSMVGLLAVDKSVLLLETGNDITRQSLLEDGIDMESKDIEDLGFTVLTNAKPSVSLSGEVDIRICDDNYGDHVRKHFAETWMWTEPMAVSSSGSLSLTATVPDTITGWSISAFAVNAQHGLGLIEQPVYLTVVKPFFVTVNVAYSILKTETALIEVFVHNYGIEQEHAELTLQVDSEEFLLLNEEQQVIGGVRQSERVTIPVDGIERVQFFAKPRRSGELTITVTAKTNSNKFDGVQRTVKVTSGGIQFYQNEPRFIDVEDAAQRFEIGLAIPRTATNGSELIVFSLEGLVMGAALTNLDGLIRLPTGCGEQRLVKLVPTVIALEYMSVTGTLGNSMKYRAVSFLRQGYQNQLEYKRKDGSFHVFRWDDHGSVMVTAIVAKTLRIAGKYITVDEGIARNAYDWIQRQQRSDGSFSEAGRVISRRMQGSLGDDVPLTAFVLIAILEHKNLAQKYRTVVEKGTGYLSKKLDGLTKPYHLAMVAYALQLAKHNRKQFALEKLIEVSKNKDNMRWWQDGEASIETTAYALLTYLNNGMYIDAGPLMKWLVSKRYDLGGFDNTQNTLIGLQALAEYSKLLSPSRNNYEVTISYGDGNRNSLKIQGMTTPISQNLTLPANTRKVSVLIVGTGTGVFQVAYQYNQIATDDEPRFELSKTIRRSSSGSVLDLHVCAKFKPRKRFEVTNMVLMEVLLPSGYVVADKTIDKLRNNKKMMKIEKDYDDTRLVIYFDALSDVDATCVEVFSLRKAIVLGQIAGMIKVYDYYDPDREAYEYFDANA, translated from the exons ATGTCAATTGCTGTTAAATATGCGATTTTCGCTGTCCTGGTGGCTAGTGCTGGATTTGTGGAAag TTACTATGTAGCATTGATTCCCAAGACCATCCGGGAGCATTCCTCATCGCTGGTGGTTATCGCCAACCTGGGATTCGATCATGACGAGCAATTCAGGATCTCGCAGAACGGCAAAGCTAAGTTGGTTGATGTTCCCGTGAATGTAACCATGACTGTAAAACCGAAACTGATGAATGGAAGAAATGCCGTACAAGTGGTGGACACACGAAGTGGCGTTACGACCGATCTTGACGTGACGATGGACAGAAGCTCACTGTCGATTTACATTCAAACCGATAAACCGATCTACAAACCGGGTGATACGATCCGATTTCGGGTGCTGGTGCTGGACCACGAGTTGAAGCCTTCGGCGATGTTGAAGAGTATCAACGTGAGGCTGGCCGACAGTCAGGAGAATCTCATTCGAGAGTGGTCTTTCGGAGAACTCGTCCAGGGAGTGTTCCAGTCTGAGCTGGAGCTGGCCAACTTTGTCCGTCTTGGAACGTGGACACTTACGGCGACCGTCTTGAATGGGAAGGCTAAGAGCAAGCAGATCACGGTTGACGAGTACGTGCTTCCGAAGCATGAGATACGGATGAGCAGTTCGAAAATCGCGGTGATGACCGATGAAACGTTGACTTTGGTTGTGGATGCTGTCTACACATTTGGAAAGCCGATACGGGGTGACCTCACGGTGATCGCGGAAGATTCCGGACAGCAGGTTCAAAACAGTATCAATGGTCGAGCGATCGTCAATTTCGATGTTGCAAGCTTGGTAGAAGGAAAACACTTTGGTAAAATGTTCTACATTACATTTACTGCAACGATCGAAGAGCTGGGATCGGATCAGTCGtacaaaaaaagtgttcatATCCCAATATATCGGGACAGCTACCGAATTACGTTCCGCAAGTCGTCGGAAAACCTCACTCCGGGAGTTTACTTCAGGTGTTGGTTCACGGTGACAGATCCTACAGGTAACCCATTCCAAAAGCCGGAAAATCTGATCGTGAAGGCAACTCAAGGCAAGACAACGATTACAGCAAAGAAACCAGACCAGAACGGCGTCGTGTATCTCAAGTTCGACGACATCGAGGACTACTCCCAATCCCTCAAGCTGGACGTCAGCTACGCCGGCAAAACCCACTTCTTCTCAGTCGAACCCCTCCACGAGGACGACTCGTTCATCCAAGTCTCCATCCTGACCGAAGATCCCGAGCAGGGCCAACCCGTCAAAGTTCTCGTCACCAGTTCGTTCGATCTGGTCCCGTTTCTGTACTTTGTAATAGCCCGTGGGGAGATCTTAACGCGAGCCCGCATCCACGCCAAAGCCGGACAAAAGTCGACCTTCAGCTTTCCGACGACCCTAGGGATGGTTCCGTCGGCCAGTGTGGTCGTGTTTGCGGTGCACGAAGGTCGGTTGATGCAGGATGTGGCACACTTCAGGGTGACTCGGCTGAAGAACTTTGTGAACGTCACTCTGTCCGAGGATGAAACGGAACCGCGAAGACAGTTGCAAATCAGGGTGGATTCACTGCCAGGATCGATGGTTGGATTGCTGGCGGTGGACAAGAGCGTCCTGCTGTTGGAAACGGGGAATGACATCACACGGCAATCACTTCTGGAGGACGGGATCGATATGGAAAGCAAGGATATTGAG GATCTTGGATTCACAGTGCTTACAAATGCCAAACCAAGTGTCAGCCTTTCTGGTGAGGTGGACATCCGAATCTGCGATGATAACTACGGCGATCATGTTCGGAAACACTTTGCGGAAACTTGGATGTGGACCGAACCAATGGCAGTGAG TTCTTCCGGCTCGCTATCCCTGACCGCCACCGTTCCGGACACCATCACCGGCTGGTCCATCAGTGCGTTCGCGGTCAACGCACAGCACGGTCTGGGCCTGATCGAGCAACCCGTTTATCTGACCGTCGTTAAACCATTCTTCGTAACCGTAAACGTCGCCTATTCCATACTTAAAACGGAAACCGCCCTCATCGAGGTGTTTGTTCACAATTACGGGATCGAGCAGGAACATGCCGAGTTAACTCTGCAGGTCGACTCTGAAGAGTTCCTGCTGCTGAACGAGGAGCAGCAGGTTATCGGTGGAGTTCGACAGTCGGAAAGAGTTACGATACCAGTTGACGGCATCGAAAGGGTGCAGTTCTTCGCGAAGCCTCGACGATCCGGCGAGCTGACGATAACCGTCACTGCGAAAACAAACTCGAACAAGTTCGACGGTGTTCAGCGCACCGTTAAGGTGACCTCGGGAGGCATTCAGTTCTATCAGAATGAACCCCGATTCATTGATGTTGAGGACGCTGCGCAACGTTTTGAAATTGGGCTGGCAATTCCTCGAACGGCAACGAACGGTTCGGAGCTCATCGTGTTCTCGTTAGAAGGGCTTGTGATGGGTGCTGCTCTGACGAATTTGGACGGATTGATCCGTCTTCCAACGGGTTGCGGCGAGCAGCGGCTGGTGAAGTTGGTCCCAACGGTGATCGCACTGGAATATATGAGCGTAACAGGAACGCTGGGAAACTCGATGAAGTACCGAGCAGTTTCGTTCTTGAGGCAAGGTTACCAGAATCAGCTGGAGTACAAGCGGAAGGACGGATCGTTCCATGTGTTCAGGTGGGATGATCATGGCAGTGTGATGGTAACGGCGATCGTAGCGAAGACACTTCGAATCGCTGGGAAGTACATCACGGTGGATGAAGGAATTGCGCGAAATGCTTACGATTGGATTCAACGACAGCAGAGGTCGGACGGAAGCTTCAGCGAAGCAGGAAGGGTCATCTCGCGTAGAATGCAGGGAAGTTTGGGCGATGACGTACCGCTGACTGCTTTCGTGTTGATTGCCATATTGGAACACAAGAACCTTGCCCAGAAGTATAGAACGGTCGTAGAAAAGGGCACAGGTTACCTTTCGAAAAAGTTGGACGGTCTTACTAAGCCGTATCACTTGGCAATGGTAGCTTACGCTCTCCAGCTGGCCAAGCATAACCGCAAGCAGTTTGCTCTGGAGAAGTTGATAGaggtttcaaaaaataaagacAACATGCGTTGGTGGCAAGATGGTGAAGCAAGTATCGAAACTACGGCGTATGCATTGCTGACCTACCTGAACAACGGGATGTACATCGATGCTGGACCTCTGATGAAGTGGCTTGTATCCAAACGCTACGATCTGGGTGGATTCGACAACACTCAGAACACACTCATAGGGCTGCAAGCGTTAGCCGAGTACTCAAAGCTCCTCTCGCCTTCTCGGAACAACTACGAAGTGACAATTTCCTACGGCGACGGGAACCGAAATTCACTGAAGATCCAAGGCATGACCACTCCAATCAGTCAGAATCTAACCCTGCCAGCAAATACCCGAAAAGTTAGTGTATTGATCGTCGGAACGGGGACGGGAGTGTTCCAGGTAGCCTATCAGTACAATCAAATCGCTACGGACGACGAGCCGCGGTTCGAGCTGAGCAAAACGATCCGCAGAAGCTCGTCGGGCAGCGTTCTCGATCTGCACGTCTGTGCTAAATTTAAGCCGCGAAAGCGGTTCGAAGTCACGAACATGGTTCTGATGGAGGTGTTGTTGCCCAGTGGATACGTCGTTGCTGATAAGACCATCGACAAGCTCAGAAACAACAAGAAAATGATG AAAATCGAAAAAGATTATGACGACACCAGACTGGTGATATACTTTGACGCACTTTCGGATGTGGACGCAACCTGTGTGGAGGTTTTCAGCCTTCGGAAAGCGATAGTTCTAGGGCAGATTGCTGGCATGATAAAGGTGTACGACTATTACGATCCAG ATCGGGAGGCCTACGAATATTTTGATGCAAATGCATAA